From Pseudoleptotrichia goodfellowii, a single genomic window includes:
- a CDS encoding SPFH domain-containing protein produces MGFILLPLIIIFITIALIIVFKAIKIVPESRVYIIEKLGKYDQSLESGLNFINPFFDKVSRVVSLKEQVVDFPPQPVITKDNATMQIDTIIYFQITDPKLYTYGIERPISAIENLTATTLRNIIGDMTVDQTLTSRDVINTNMRVELDEATDPWGIKVNRVELKSIIPPADIRSAMEKEMKAEREKRANILEAQARRESAILVAEGEKQAAILRAEAKKEQQIKEAEGEAEAILSIQRAKAEALRLLRESDPTAEVLALKGMETFEKVADGKSTKIIIPSNMQNLASMVTAFAELNEKQVNKPETK; encoded by the coding sequence ATGGGATTTATTTTGCTGCCACTTATAATAATTTTTATAACAATTGCGTTAATTATAGTATTTAAAGCTATAAAAATAGTACCTGAATCAAGAGTTTACATAATTGAAAAATTAGGGAAGTATGATCAGTCATTGGAATCCGGATTAAACTTTATAAATCCGTTTTTTGATAAAGTGTCAAGGGTTGTTTCGTTAAAAGAACAGGTTGTGGATTTTCCTCCTCAGCCCGTAATTACAAAGGATAACGCTACGATGCAGATAGATACAATAATATATTTTCAGATTACAGATCCGAAACTATATACTTATGGAATAGAAAGACCTATTTCGGCAATAGAAAATCTTACTGCTACAACATTGAGAAATATAATAGGAGATATGACTGTCGATCAGACACTGACTTCAAGAGATGTAATAAATACAAATATGAGAGTGGAACTTGACGAGGCTACTGATCCTTGGGGAATTAAAGTAAACAGGGTAGAGTTGAAAAGTATAATTCCTCCGGCAGATATAAGATCGGCAATGGAAAAAGAAATGAAAGCCGAAAGGGAAAAAAGAGCAAATATCCTTGAAGCACAGGCAAGAAGAGAGTCGGCAATATTAGTTGCAGAAGGAGAAAAACAGGCTGCAATACTTAGAGCAGAAGCTAAAAAAGAGCAACAGATAAAAGAAGCGGAAGGGGAAGCGGAAGCTATTCTTTCCATTCAAAGAGCGAAAGCCGAAGCATTAAGACTGTTAAGAGAGTCTGACCCTACTGCAGAAGTATTGGCGTTAAAAGGAATGGAAACTTTTGAAAAAGTTGCCGACGGAAAATCAACTAAAATTATAATACCGAGCAATATGCAAAATTTGGCAAGTATGGTAACTGCATTTGCCGAATTAAATGAAAAACAAGTAAATAAACCTGAAACAAAATAA
- the rimI gene encoding ribosomal protein S18-alanine N-acetyltransferase: MLEKIEIIKICEVQERIIIELCKIHNENFDKKVESKYFEEILSNTQYTVYYMKKSEKVSGYIIYYDTFDSFDLFEIAIKKEFQNKGLGNELLEKTIDRLFNEEKYKKTVFLEVNENNFSAVKLYKKNNFKEISLRKNYYGAGQNALIMVRNL; this comes from the coding sequence GTGCTTGAAAAAATAGAAATTATAAAAATTTGTGAGGTTCAGGAAAGAATAATAATCGAACTTTGCAAAATACATAATGAAAATTTTGATAAAAAAGTCGAAAGTAAATATTTTGAAGAAATTTTATCAAATACACAATATACAGTTTATTATATGAAAAAGTCGGAAAAAGTATCGGGATATATTATTTATTACGATACTTTTGACAGTTTTGACTTATTTGAGATTGCAATAAAAAAAGAATTTCAAAATAAAGGCTTGGGAAATGAATTGCTTGAAAAGACTATAGACAGACTGTTTAATGAAGAAAAATATAAAAAAACGGTATTTCTTGAAGTTAATGAAAATAATTTTAGTGCTGTAAAGTTATACAAAAAAAATAATTTTAAAGAAATTTCTCTGAGAAAAAATTATTACGGAGCGGGTCAGAATGCTCTGATAATGGTGAGGAATTTATAG
- a CDS encoding NfeD family protein — MGAIFWAISASVFAVLEIIIPGLVTIWLALAALVVTVFAGLINNAYIEFFIFAVLSLIFILFTRPVLQNYLKKKIKHDFNSNMTGSEIKIEKVVNSDKAKKEYEVKFKGSIWTGTSEEFFKVGDMVRIKSFEGNKIVLERK; from the coding sequence ATGGGAGCAATTTTTTGGGCAATTTCCGCATCGGTTTTTGCTGTACTGGAAATTATTATTCCGGGACTTGTAACAATATGGTTAGCTTTGGCAGCTCTTGTTGTAACAGTTTTTGCCGGGTTAATTAATAATGCTTATATTGAATTTTTCATATTCGCAGTATTATCATTAATTTTTATTTTATTTACAAGACCTGTTTTACAGAATTATTTGAAGAAAAAAATAAAACACGATTTTAATTCAAATATGACAGGTTCTGAAATAAAAATAGAAAAAGTTGTTAATTCGGATAAAGCTAAAAAAGAATATGAAGTAAAATTTAAAGGATCTATATGGACCGGTACCAGCGAAGAATTTTTCAAAGTCGGAGATATGGTAAGAATAAAAAGTTTTGAAGGTAATAAAATAGTACTGGAAAGAAAATAA
- a CDS encoding valine--tRNA ligase, whose amino-acid sequence MKELSKTYSPNEIEEKWYKIWEEKGYFNAQHNDEKPGYSIVIPPPNVTGILHMGHMLDNAIQDTIIRYKRMSGFDTLWVPGTDHAGIATQNKVERMLKDEGTSKEEIGREEFLKRTWEWKEKHGGLITKQLRRLGVSLDWSRERFTMDEGLSKAVKEVFIKLYNDGLIYRGEYIVNWCPHDKTALADDEVNHIEKNGKIWEIKYQIKDSDEFVVIATTRPETMLGDTGVAVNPKDERYSHLIGKTVILPLMNREIPVVADEYVDMEFGTGVVKMTPSHDPNDFEVAKRTGLAFLNIFTEDAKVNENGGKYCGLDRFEARKAVLKDLEEQGLLVSVKDHKNAVGHCYRCDSVIEPRVSTQWFVKMQPLAERALEVVKNGQVKITPQRWEKVYYNWLENIRDWTISRQIWWGHRIPAYYAEDGTVFVARDIEEAKAQARKKFGKDVDLREETDVLDTWFSSALWPFSTMGWPEKTKDLEKFFPTDTLVTGADILFFWVARMIMMSLYIMDEIPFNYVYLHGLIRDEIGRKMSKSLGNSPDPLDLIDKYGADAIRYSFLYNTSQGQDIHFSEKLMEMGSTFANKIWNVSKFVLSNLEDFNTETSVTDLEFKLEDTWILSKLQSAAARINEYMNGYELDNAAKAVYEFFRGEFCDWYVEIAKTRVYGGEGTDKVTAQWVLRHVLDSGLKMLHPFMPFITEEIWQKLDFDEETVMLSDFPKEDKLLINKEAEKEFDYLKEVITAVRNIRGEANVSPSKKIEVIFKTSSESEKKILTDNPKILDKLANIEKYGFTPDVQIPELVGFRLVETTEIYVPLADLIDKEKEIAKLEKDIEKTQKELDKVLGKLSNEAFLGKAPQAVIDKENAIKEELETKIAKFRESINLYK is encoded by the coding sequence ATAAAGGAGTTAAGCAAAACATATTCTCCAAATGAGATAGAAGAAAAGTGGTATAAAATATGGGAAGAAAAAGGGTATTTTAATGCACAGCATAATGACGAAAAGCCCGGTTATTCCATAGTTATTCCTCCGCCTAATGTGACAGGAATATTGCACATGGGACATATGCTTGATAATGCTATTCAGGATACGATTATAAGATATAAAAGAATGAGCGGATTTGATACGTTGTGGGTTCCGGGGACTGATCATGCGGGAATTGCGACACAGAATAAAGTGGAAAGAATGCTGAAAGATGAGGGAACTTCCAAAGAAGAAATCGGCAGAGAAGAATTTTTGAAAAGAACATGGGAGTGGAAAGAAAAACACGGAGGACTTATAACTAAACAGTTGAGAAGACTTGGAGTTTCTCTTGACTGGTCGAGAGAAAGATTTACAATGGATGAAGGACTTTCCAAAGCTGTAAAGGAAGTGTTTATAAAACTTTACAATGACGGACTTATTTACAGAGGAGAGTATATTGTAAACTGGTGTCCTCATGATAAAACGGCATTGGCAGATGACGAAGTAAATCATATTGAGAAAAACGGAAAAATATGGGAAATAAAATATCAGATAAAAGACAGTGATGAATTTGTAGTAATAGCAACTACAAGACCTGAAACAATGCTTGGAGATACAGGGGTAGCTGTAAATCCCAAAGATGAAAGATATTCTCACTTAATAGGGAAAACAGTAATATTGCCTTTGATGAATAGAGAAATACCTGTAGTTGCCGATGAATATGTAGATATGGAGTTTGGAACGGGAGTTGTTAAAATGACACCTTCTCACGATCCTAACGATTTTGAAGTGGCTAAAAGAACAGGATTGGCATTTTTGAATATATTTACCGAAGATGCCAAAGTAAACGAAAATGGTGGTAAATACTGCGGACTTGACAGATTTGAAGCGAGAAAAGCTGTTTTGAAAGACTTGGAAGAGCAGGGACTTCTTGTAAGTGTAAAAGATCATAAAAATGCAGTAGGACATTGCTACAGATGTGATTCTGTAATAGAGCCGAGAGTTTCTACCCAGTGGTTTGTAAAAATGCAGCCTCTTGCAGAAAGAGCGTTGGAAGTGGTAAAAAACGGACAGGTAAAAATAACTCCTCAAAGATGGGAAAAAGTGTATTATAACTGGCTTGAAAATATAAGGGACTGGACTATCTCAAGGCAGATTTGGTGGGGACACAGAATACCCGCTTATTATGCCGAAGACGGAACAGTGTTTGTGGCAAGAGATATTGAAGAGGCAAAAGCACAGGCAAGGAAAAAATTCGGAAAAGATGTTGATTTGAGAGAAGAAACGGATGTACTTGATACATGGTTTTCGTCAGCATTATGGCCTTTTTCCACAATGGGTTGGCCTGAAAAAACAAAGGATCTGGAAAAATTCTTTCCGACAGATACATTGGTAACGGGAGCGGATATATTATTTTTCTGGGTTGCAAGAATGATAATGATGAGTTTATACATAATGGATGAAATTCCTTTTAATTATGTATATCTGCACGGACTGATAAGAGATGAAATCGGAAGAAAGATGAGTAAATCATTGGGAAATTCTCCTGATCCGTTGGATCTTATAGATAAATACGGAGCGGATGCTATAAGATACAGTTTCCTTTACAATACGTCCCAAGGACAGGATATACATTTTTCCGAAAAATTAATGGAAATGGGATCGACTTTTGCAAATAAAATATGGAATGTTTCAAAATTTGTATTGTCCAATCTCGAAGATTTTAATACGGAAACATCGGTAACTGATTTGGAATTTAAACTGGAAGATACATGGATACTGTCAAAACTCCAATCAGCTGCAGCAAGAATAAATGAATATATGAACGGTTATGAATTGGATAATGCTGCAAAAGCGGTTTATGAGTTTTTCAGAGGAGAATTTTGTGACTGGTATGTGGAAATAGCAAAAACGAGAGTATACGGAGGAGAAGGTACTGACAAAGTTACTGCTCAATGGGTATTAAGACATGTTCTTGACAGTGGACTTAAAATGCTTCATCCGTTTATGCCTTTTATTACTGAAGAAATTTGGCAAAAACTTGATTTTGATGAAGAAACTGTAATGCTTTCAGATTTTCCTAAGGAAGATAAATTACTCATAAATAAAGAAGCTGAAAAGGAATTCGATTATTTGAAAGAAGTAATAACGGCTGTAAGAAATATAAGAGGGGAAGCTAATGTTTCACCATCGAAAAAAATCGAAGTTATTTTTAAAACTTCTTCGGAAAGTGAAAAGAAAATATTGACGGATAATCCGAAAATACTTGATAAATTGGCAAATATAGAAAAATACGGATTTACTCCTGATGTTCAAATTCCTGAACTTGTAGGCTTCAGATTGGTAGAAACGACTGAAATATACGTACCTCTTGCCGATCTGATAGACAAAGAAAAAGAAATAGCAAAACTCGAAAAGGATATTGAGAAAACTCAAAAAGAATTGGATAAAGTTTTAGGGAAATTATCTAATGAGGCTTTTTTAGGAAAAGCTCCTCAAGCTGTTATAGATAAAGAAAATGCTATAAAAGAAGAATTGGAAACTAAAATAGCTAAATTCAGGGAATCTATAAATTTATATAAATAA
- a CDS encoding Crp/Fnr family transcriptional regulator yields the protein MKPEELYKKVSEISLFKGFNIHETENILKKINFQTKNYKKNESIFFRGDKIDHIIIILEGTAKGEMQKFGGDSITIDFIKAREIIAPAFIFGNMKVFPVDLISVENSKLIFLNKKDFVEVMQEDKRLLLNFLDEISNKSQLLSKRIWFNFINKTINDKVLSYIRENQKDNIIIFKPNISELSKKFEVTRPSLSREISILCDKGILIKLQNNKYKVDFSKIEI from the coding sequence ATGAAACCTGAAGAACTTTATAAAAAAGTATCTGAAATTTCTTTATTTAAAGGATTTAATATTCATGAAACAGAAAATATATTAAAAAAAATAAATTTTCAGACGAAAAACTATAAAAAGAATGAATCAATTTTTTTCAGAGGAGATAAAATCGATCATATTATAATCATTCTCGAAGGAACTGCCAAAGGAGAAATGCAGAAATTCGGAGGCGATTCCATTACTATTGATTTTATAAAAGCTCGGGAAATTATAGCTCCCGCTTTTATTTTCGGAAATATGAAAGTTTTTCCTGTAGATTTAATCTCAGTGGAAAATTCCAAACTTATATTTTTAAACAAAAAAGATTTCGTGGAAGTTATGCAGGAAGATAAAAGACTTCTCTTAAATTTTCTTGACGAAATTTCCAATAAAAGTCAGCTTTTATCCAAAAGAATATGGTTTAACTTCATAAATAAGACTATAAATGATAAAGTTCTGAGTTACATTAGAGAAAATCAGAAAGACAATATTATCATATTTAAACCTAATATATCCGAGCTTTCAAAAAAATTTGAAGTTACAAGGCCTTCTCTCTCAAGGGAAATATCAATATTATGCGATAAAGGAATTTTAATAAAACTACAGAATAATAAATATAAAGTCGATTTTTCAAAAATCGAAATATAA
- a CDS encoding type III toxin-antitoxin system ToxN/AbiQ family toxin: MKLYEIDENYINYLKFFDSKVLNHSGSNYKKTRKYIGLLLRVNDCDYIALLSSPNKKSDYDQNGKIKKSNNFIIRIVASQSKRNILLGTIKISNMIPVFDRSVIKYYDIHKEQDEYYKLLIIRELRFIYVNKEKINRTASRLYNQKINNMSMDYIKHTVDFELLEEKAKLYKK, from the coding sequence ATGAAATTATATGAAATAGATGAGAATTATATAAATTATTTAAAATTTTTTGACAGTAAGGTTTTAAATCATTCAGGAAGTAACTATAAAAAAACAAGAAAATATATCGGTTTACTGCTTCGTGTAAATGACTGTGATTATATAGCACTTCTTTCTTCTCCGAATAAAAAAAGTGACTATGACCAAAATGGAAAAATAAAAAAATCAAATAATTTTATAATTAGAATAGTTGCTTCTCAAAGTAAAAGAAATATTTTATTAGGCACTATAAAAATAAGCAATATGATACCTGTTTTTGATAGAAGTGTTATAAAATACTACGATATTCATAAAGAGCAGGATGAATATTATAAATTGTTAATCATTAGAGAATTAAGATTTATTTATGTTAACAAAGAGAAAATAAACAGAACTGCTTCAAGGTTATATAATCAAAAGATTAATAATATGTCTATGGACTATATAAAACATACTGTTGATTTTGAATTGTTGGAAGAGAAAGCTAAATTGTATAAAAAATAG
- the rplS gene encoding 50S ribosomal protein L19 codes for MKEKLIELVEKEYLKSDIPQFKSGDTVAVHYKVKEGNKERIQVFEGVVIRVSGGGMAKNFTVRKVSSGIGVERILPINSPLIEKIEVKRIGKVRRSRLYYLRNLSGKAARIKEIRK; via the coding sequence TTGAAAGAGAAATTAATCGAACTGGTAGAAAAAGAATACTTAAAATCCGATATACCTCAATTTAAGTCAGGGGACACAGTAGCTGTTCACTATAAAGTAAAAGAGGGAAATAAGGAAAGAATACAGGTGTTCGAAGGTGTAGTTATAAGAGTTTCCGGTGGTGGAATGGCTAAAAACTTCACAGTGAGAAAAGTATCTTCAGGAATAGGTGTAGAAAGAATATTACCTATTAATTCTCCGTTAATTGAAAAAATAGAAGTTAAGAGAATAGGAAAAGTAAGAAGATCAAGACTATATTATTTAAGAAACTTATCAGGAAAAGCTGCTAGAATTAAAGAAATCAGAAAGTAG
- the lepB gene encoding signal peptidase I produces MNIILWGMFYLIMTVILLYFFIREKQVVNFIRKKEDEILKKIPMGDKGEEKRIKIGNIITVIGILVSVAFYFLVDKEPDPVIRIKIYGIYGMFVLNLSILVMREQHEWAFLANLVMLFLSKLMFNILDTNFYIYLFINMILAFPLIFLYRRHSKKRITESSLRNDLKPEEFNVELEKVKKETGLDTEEARKEMVELEKRKQSTLGKSFARLDTTVTAVILVLIIQTFYLGNYVIPTGSMEPTIKVKDRAFANMVKYKFGKPKVGDIIAFKEPVTDKIMYTKRITGTPGQTFQIKDISLTNLTDPSSERTEETNAGRIYLDDKISEVLNRPYSVEGLVQDKKIYIPKKGDKVKLDKIIMISKLYEKREEKETELLKDNFLLSQADWDGYKEDKNYLEITPEEFLSRINTNRDFKNIVGISDKFREDDPKLNVYYTFTLKVEGRDELVLPIQDFKYNDEKFMKLLKGETVTLDKNYYMAMGDNTTNSLDSRFFGYVSEDRIKGNLLFRWWPLNRIGLL; encoded by the coding sequence ATGAATATAATATTATGGGGGATGTTTTATCTGATAATGACAGTTATTCTTTTATATTTTTTTATAAGAGAAAAGCAGGTGGTTAATTTTATAAGAAAAAAAGAAGATGAGATATTGAAAAAAATTCCTATGGGAGATAAAGGAGAAGAAAAAAGAATAAAAATCGGAAATATTATAACTGTTATCGGGATTCTGGTTTCTGTAGCTTTTTATTTTTTAGTGGATAAAGAGCCTGATCCGGTAATCAGAATTAAAATTTACGGAATATACGGGATGTTTGTATTGAATTTGAGTATTTTAGTTATGAGGGAGCAACATGAATGGGCATTTTTAGCAAATCTTGTTATGCTGTTTCTGTCAAAACTGATGTTTAATATTTTGGATACGAATTTTTATATTTATCTGTTTATAAATATGATATTGGCTTTTCCGCTGATTTTTCTTTACAGAAGACATTCCAAAAAAAGAATTACCGAGTCTTCTTTGAGAAATGATCTCAAACCTGAGGAATTTAATGTTGAATTGGAAAAGGTTAAAAAAGAAACAGGACTGGATACCGAAGAAGCCAGAAAAGAAATGGTAGAATTGGAAAAAAGAAAACAGAGCACATTGGGAAAATCTTTTGCAAGACTTGATACAACTGTAACAGCAGTAATTCTTGTGCTGATTATACAGACATTTTATCTTGGGAACTATGTAATTCCCACAGGATCCATGGAACCTACAATAAAAGTAAAAGACAGAGCTTTTGCAAACATGGTAAAATATAAGTTCGGAAAGCCTAAAGTCGGAGATATTATAGCTTTTAAAGAGCCTGTAACCGATAAAATAATGTATACTAAAAGAATAACGGGAACACCGGGGCAGACTTTTCAGATAAAGGATATTTCACTAACGAATCTTACTGACCCTTCATCAGAAAGAACTGAAGAAACAAATGCAGGAAGAATATATTTAGATGATAAAATTTCGGAAGTTTTGAACAGACCTTACAGTGTAGAAGGACTTGTTCAGGATAAAAAAATATATATTCCTAAAAAAGGAGATAAAGTAAAGTTAGATAAAATTATAATGATATCAAAATTATATGAAAAAAGAGAAGAAAAAGAAACGGAATTATTAAAAGATAACTTTTTGTTATCTCAAGCAGATTGGGATGGATATAAAGAGGATAAAAATTATCTTGAAATAACACCTGAAGAATTTTTAAGCAGAATAAATACAAATAGAGATTTTAAAAACATTGTAGGAATTTCTGATAAATTTAGAGAAGATGATCCGAAATTAAATGTTTATTATACATTCACATTAAAAGTGGAAGGAAGAGATGAACTGGTACTTCCCATACAGGATTTCAAATATAACGACGAAAAGTTTATGAAACTTTTAAAGGGAGAAACTGTAACTCTTGATAAAAACTATTATATGGCAATGGGAGATAATACTACAAACAGTTTAGATTCGAGATTTTTCGGATATGTTTCTGAAGACAGAATAAAAGGAAACCTTTTATTCAGATGGTGGCCGTTGAACAGAATAGGATTATTGTAA
- a CDS encoding ATP-binding cassette domain-containing protein, whose protein sequence is MALDIEKIKEGLVEYIDQMKLFLGMEEDKGVEVLTIIAGQDKSGNPEGFNRLDIHKSEIISIVGPTGSGKSRLLADIEWTAQKDTPTQREILINEELPDKKWRFSSNNKLVAQLSQNMNFVMDLSVKDFLELHAKSRMIENVEEVTDKIIQEANKLAGEQFNLDTPVTALSGGQSRALMIADTAILSSSPIVLIDEIENAGIDRKKALNLLVSADKIVLMATHDPTLALIADKRIIIKNGGIAKIIETSSEEKKILLKLEEMDNTIQQMRTALRNGEILSDSNF, encoded by the coding sequence ATGGCACTGGATATCGAAAAGATAAAAGAGGGATTAGTTGAATATATAGATCAGATGAAGCTGTTTCTTGGAATGGAAGAAGATAAAGGGGTCGAAGTATTGACGATAATTGCGGGACAGGATAAATCCGGGAATCCTGAAGGCTTTAACAGACTTGATATACATAAATCGGAAATAATATCTATAGTGGGACCTACAGGTTCAGGAAAATCAAGGCTCCTTGCCGATATTGAATGGACTGCTCAAAAAGACACTCCGACTCAAAGGGAAATACTTATAAATGAAGAACTTCCCGATAAAAAGTGGCGTTTTTCATCTAACAATAAGCTGGTCGCACAGTTATCCCAAAATATGAATTTTGTTATGGATTTGTCAGTGAAAGATTTTCTTGAACTGCATGCAAAAAGCAGAATGATTGAAAATGTTGAGGAAGTTACGGATAAAATAATACAGGAAGCAAACAAACTGGCAGGAGAACAGTTTAATCTTGATACACCTGTTACTGCCCTTAGCGGAGGACAGTCAAGGGCCTTAATGATAGCTGATACTGCGATTTTGAGTTCTTCTCCTATAGTTTTAATAGATGAAATTGAAAATGCCGGAATTGACAGAAAAAAAGCACTCAATTTGCTCGTGTCGGCAGATAAGATAGTGTTAATGGCTACTCATGATCCGACATTGGCATTGATAGCCGATAAAAGAATAATAATTAAAAACGGAGGGATTGCAAAAATAATAGAAACAAGTTCTGAAGAAAAGAAAATACTCTTAAAACTTGAAGAAATGGACAATACAATCCAACAGATGAGAACGGCTTTGAGAAACGGAGAGATATTGAGTGATTCTAATTTTTAA
- a CDS encoding DUF554 domain-containing protein — protein sequence MGIFTDFLAIIIGSLLGLLIGKKFKESMRNIVMDCIGLFIIISGVKSTLSSNRDITVLIYLIIGLIIGQIIDIDLQIKKLSTFVENKFSKISSVSYKNKNLVDSVENKEKDSNFAKGLSVTTILYCVGAMAIVGPINSGLTGDNKIMNIKAILDGITGIVFASIYGVGVIFSAISAFLYQGTIYLFARQIKSFLTPTAISDLNFLGGIMICALGINVVLKKNIKVANMIPSIFIPIIVEIFLK from the coding sequence ATGGGAATTTTTACGGATTTTTTAGCTATTATTATCGGGAGTCTTTTAGGGCTTCTTATAGGAAAAAAATTTAAGGAAAGCATGAGAAATATTGTAATGGACTGTATCGGTCTATTTATAATAATTTCAGGAGTAAAAAGCACACTAAGTTCAAATAGAGATATTACAGTTCTGATATATCTCATAATAGGTTTAATTATAGGACAAATTATTGATATAGATTTACAAATAAAAAAACTGAGTACTTTTGTAGAAAATAAATTTTCAAAAATTTCATCAGTTTCCTATAAAAATAAAAATTTAGTCGATTCTGTGGAAAATAAGGAAAAAGATTCCAATTTTGCCAAAGGGCTTTCAGTCACGACTATTCTTTACTGTGTAGGAGCAATGGCTATTGTGGGACCTATTAACAGCGGGCTTACCGGAGATAATAAAATAATGAATATAAAAGCTATTCTGGACGGGATTACGGGAATAGTATTTGCATCAATATACGGTGTCGGAGTTATTTTTTCAGCTATATCGGCTTTCTTATATCAGGGAACGATATACCTTTTCGCAAGACAGATAAAGTCTTTTTTAACTCCCACTGCAATATCGGACTTGAATTTCTTGGGCGGAATAATGATTTGTGCTTTGGGCATTAATGTTGTTCTGAAAAAAAATATAAAAGTGGCAAATATGATTCCTTCTATATTTATTCCGATAATTGTCGAAATATTTCTAAAATAA
- a CDS encoding YoaK family protein, with amino-acid sequence MWGYNKQKKQTSDTFRLGLLLCLVGGFTDAYTFIMRGKVLANAQTGNMVFFALRLTERRWREALFYFLPIFAFALGILIAEFIKRKFKHDKIHWRQIVVLMEIVVLFTSSFVPIGELNVFVNIAISFVCSLQVQGFRKINGNISATTMCTGNLRSGTENLFHYLMTKDKEFKHKFMTYFGLIFFFMTGAVTGSFFSEILKEKAPLVCCLILFSAFIIMFKDEI; translated from the coding sequence ATGTGGGGATATAATAAACAAAAAAAACAGACTTCGGACACTTTCCGATTGGGACTGTTATTGTGTCTTGTCGGAGGATTTACAGATGCATATACTTTTATAATGAGAGGAAAAGTTCTCGCAAATGCTCAAACCGGGAATATGGTTTTTTTTGCACTAAGACTGACCGAAAGACGTTGGAGAGAGGCTCTTTTTTATTTTCTGCCTATTTTTGCTTTTGCTTTGGGTATTCTGATTGCAGAATTTATAAAAAGAAAGTTTAAACACGATAAAATCCATTGGAGACAAATAGTTGTTCTAATGGAAATTGTTGTCCTTTTTACGTCTTCCTTTGTGCCTATAGGAGAACTGAACGTTTTTGTAAATATCGCAATATCATTTGTCTGCTCTCTTCAGGTTCAAGGGTTCAGAAAAATAAACGGTAATATTTCTGCCACTACGATGTGTACAGGAAATCTAAGAAGCGGAACAGAAAATTTATTTCACTATCTTATGACAAAAGACAAAGAATTTAAACATAAATTTATGACATATTTCGGATTAATATTTTTCTTTATGACAGGAGCTGTAACAGGATCCTTTTTCTCTGAAATTCTCAAAGAAAAAGCTCCTCTTGTCTGTTGTTTAATATTGTTTTCAGCATTTATAATAATGTTTAAAGATGAGATTTAA
- a CDS encoding GTP-binding protein, which translates to MNLIIVSGPPSSGKTSVILKTVDALKKQGMSVGVVKFDCLYTDDDILYEKAGIPVKKGISGALCPDHFFVSNIEEVVQWGRSLGLSMLITESAGLCNRCSPYIKDIKGICVIDNLSGINTPKKIGPMLKAADIVIITKGDIVSQAEREVFASRVNSVNPTAITMHVNGLTGQGAYELSTLLYEKEKEIESVQGKKLRFPMPSALCSYCLGETRIGEKYQMGNVRKMNLGGKDEK; encoded by the coding sequence AATTTAATAATAGTTTCCGGACCCCCTTCATCAGGAAAAACAAGTGTGATTTTAAAAACGGTAGATGCACTAAAAAAACAGGGAATGTCAGTAGGGGTTGTAAAATTTGACTGTTTGTATACAGATGACGATATATTGTATGAAAAAGCAGGAATACCTGTGAAAAAAGGTATTTCGGGAGCTTTGTGTCCGGATCATTTTTTCGTTTCAAATATAGAAGAAGTGGTGCAGTGGGGAAGAAGTTTAGGACTTTCTATGCTTATTACCGAGTCGGCAGGACTTTGCAACCGTTGTTCTCCTTATATTAAAGATATAAAAGGAATATGCGTAATAGATAATTTATCGGGTATAAATACTCCGAAAAAAATCGGACCTATGTTAAAAGCAGCGGATATTGTTATTATTACAAAGGGAGATATAGTATCTCAGGCGGAAAGAGAAGTATTTGCATCAAGAGTAAATTCGGTAAATCCTACTGCAATTACAATGCATGTCAACGGACTTACAGGGCAGGGGGCTTATGAGTTGAGTACACTTCTTTACGAGAAAGAAAAAGAAATAGAAAGTGTTCAGGGGAAAAAGCTCAGATTTCCTATGCCGTCGGCATTATGTTCCTATTGTTTAGGAGAAACAAGAATAGGCGAGAAATATCAAATGGGAAATGTAAGAAAAATGAATTTAGGCGGTAAAGATGAAAAATAA